In the genome of Shewanella denitrificans OS217, the window ACGGCTAAGTTGATTGAAGAAAAAGCAGATGAAGGTCTTAATGAGCTGTTTTTTGAAAGGTTGAATGACTTTAACGAAATAACCAAACAAGAGTTAGCACAAAAGGTTTTTGATTAAGCAATAAACAGCTCATTGAAAGTTCAGGTCTACTTGTAAGGGAATTTACCAGTAGACTTGTGATGCTTCACTTGGTCTGAACACGAAAATTTTAGTGGAACGATAGCCATGACTAATAACCCCTTTGATGTTTTTAAAGATTTGTATCAGTTAGCAAGAGAAAAGAGCGTATTTAAGCAAAAAGGAGCAATATGTATTTCAACGATTGATGAGGATGGCTTTCCCGACTCGCGTTTTGTTGATCTCAAAGAAATTATTTCTGAGGGTTTTGTTTTTTGTACCGATTACGCATCGAAAAAGGGCGTTTCCATTGCTGATAATTCAAAGATCGGATTAACGGTTTGGTGGGAGCATATTAGTACTCAAATCCGCGTCAAAGGTATCGCTTCAAAAGTGAGTGAAGCACAATCTCAACAATACTGGGATACACGCTCTCGTTCTGCACAACTGACCACATGGGCATCAAAACAAAGTCAGCTATTAGATAATGAGAATAGTGTTAACCAACAGCTAGAAAAGTATCGTCAAAAGTTTGATGGTCAGTATGTGCCTAAACCACCAACGTGGGGTGGATATTTGATTAAGCCTAAGTATTTTGAATTTTTGACTTTTAGGGAAGACAGAATGCATATCCGAAATGCATTTGTTGAAGAAAATGGCATCTGGGTGGAAAGCTACTTACAACCGTAAG includes:
- a CDS encoding pyridoxine/pyridoxamine 5'-phosphate oxidase, with amino-acid sequence MTNNPFDVFKDLYQLAREKSVFKQKGAICISTIDEDGFPDSRFVDLKEIISEGFVFCTDYASKKGVSIADNSKIGLTVWWEHISTQIRVKGIASKVSEAQSQQYWDTRSRSAQLTTWASKQSQLLDNENSVNQQLEKYRQKFDGQYVPKPPTWGGYLIKPKYFEFLTFREDRMHIRNAFVEENGIWVESYLQP